In Massilia violaceinigra, one DNA window encodes the following:
- the smc gene encoding chromosome segregation protein SMC produces MRLSSIKLSGFKSFVDPTNFQVPGQLVGVVGPNGCGKSNIIDAVRWVLGESKASELRGESMQDVIFNGSTHRKPAGRASVELVFDNNDGKASGQWGQYAEIAVKRTLTRDGTSTYYINSQPVRRRDIQDIFLGTGLGPRAYAIIGQGMISRIIESRPEELRVFLEEAAGVSKYKERRRETENRLNDTRENLLRVEDILRELNANLEKLEAQAVVANKFHSLQADQEEKQKLLWLLRKNEAQTEQNRYFREMEQAQTDLEEQTAKLRHVELDLEHMRQAHFSVGDRLHTAQGHLYQTNSEIGSLEAQIKFVIESRSRLQNQLLALNAQRNQWQTQGQDYQQQIEEAEYLLEELGGRVEQSQMNAEAQGERLPDLDAAWRAAQHKTTESRARIMQAQQQIELESAHQRNASNILNGLQTRRERLQQEKNGLNLPDSSHLANLRMQLEEKQQALEEQTMLLEDATEQQQRTEEERAAAQAQVNAESAANAQLEARLSALKQLQERVQTQGKVQPWLQKHELDGLPRLWQKLGIEQGWETALESVLRERTGALEMSNIEWAKAFFSDAPPAKLALYAPSLAGAAAPSEVPGLTSFVSLLKLNEPGLRGLLGDWLHNVFAAEDTASAFAERTRLPQGGSFITRQGHVVTQSSVRFYAADSEQDGMLGRQQEIDNIGKQLRVQTMLADEARARAVRADAAMSDLTRRLQDARQRVATLTQGVHALQIEVVKQSEVEARFNQRSTQIQADLAEIAAQEAEQQQIRMESEEKFEQLDMELAELQGAHEDGQTDFLSREQALTDAREKLRELERAAQEAQFAEKTQRSKIEELRRNIATATQQAAQVSESIAVGQMELEALESGAASDGLQDLLDRRTSQERALSDARHELDQITQQLRAAEDTRTQSERSLQPQRDKIMEMQLKEQAARLNQEQFAEALKTVDADEAALSEKLHPDMKPSYLQGEVTRLTNAIALLGAVNLAALDELAQASERKNFLDAQNNDLNEAIMTLEDAIARIDKETRELLQDTFDKVNHHFSELFPILFGGGNAKLVMTGDEILDSGVQVMAQPPGKKNATIHLLSGGEKALTATALVFSMFRLNPAPFCLLDEVDAPLDDANTERFCRMVKRMSDHTQFLFISHNKIAMEMANQLIGVTMQEQGVSRIVAVDMESAANFATEAQAA; encoded by the coding sequence GTGCGCCTGTCTTCCATTAAATTGTCGGGATTTAAGTCATTCGTCGATCCCACCAATTTCCAGGTGCCGGGGCAGCTGGTTGGCGTGGTCGGTCCCAATGGTTGCGGCAAGTCGAACATCATCGACGCGGTGCGCTGGGTGCTGGGCGAATCGAAGGCATCCGAGCTGCGCGGCGAGTCCATGCAGGACGTCATTTTCAACGGCTCCACCCACCGCAAGCCGGCCGGGCGCGCCTCGGTCGAACTGGTGTTCGACAATAACGACGGCAAGGCTTCCGGCCAGTGGGGCCAGTACGCCGAAATCGCCGTCAAGCGCACCCTCACGCGCGACGGCACCTCGACCTACTACATCAACAGCCAGCCGGTGCGCCGGCGCGACATCCAGGATATTTTCCTCGGCACGGGCCTCGGTCCGCGCGCCTACGCCATCATCGGCCAGGGCATGATCTCGCGCATCATCGAGTCGCGCCCGGAAGAACTGCGCGTGTTCCTCGAAGAAGCGGCCGGCGTGTCGAAGTACAAGGAACGCCGGCGCGAAACCGAAAACCGCCTCAACGACACGCGCGAAAACCTGCTGCGGGTGGAAGACATCCTGCGCGAACTGAACGCCAACCTCGAAAAGCTCGAAGCGCAGGCGGTCGTCGCCAACAAATTCCATTCGCTGCAGGCGGACCAGGAAGAAAAGCAAAAACTCCTCTGGCTGCTGCGCAAGAACGAAGCGCAGACCGAGCAGAATCGCTACTTCCGCGAGATGGAGCAGGCCCAGACCGATCTGGAGGAGCAGACGGCCAAGCTGCGCCACGTCGAACTCGATCTCGAACACATGCGCCAGGCGCACTTTTCGGTGGGCGACCGCCTGCACACGGCGCAGGGCCACCTGTACCAGACCAACTCGGAAATCGGCAGCCTGGAAGCGCAGATCAAGTTCGTCATCGAATCGCGCAGCCGCCTGCAGAACCAGCTGCTGGCGCTGAACGCCCAGCGCAACCAGTGGCAGACGCAGGGCCAGGATTACCAGCAGCAGATCGAGGAAGCCGAGTACCTGCTCGAAGAACTGGGCGGGCGGGTCGAACAGTCGCAGATGAACGCCGAAGCCCAGGGCGAGCGCCTGCCGGACCTCGATGCCGCTTGGCGCGCGGCCCAGCACAAGACCACCGAATCGCGTGCCCGCATCATGCAGGCGCAGCAGCAGATCGAACTCGAATCGGCGCACCAGCGCAATGCTTCGAACATCCTCAATGGCCTGCAAACGCGGCGCGAGCGCCTGCAGCAGGAAAAGAACGGGCTCAATCTGCCCGACAGCAGCCACCTGGCCAACCTGCGCATGCAGCTCGAAGAAAAGCAGCAGGCGCTGGAAGAGCAGACCATGCTGCTCGAAGACGCGACCGAACAGCAGCAGCGCACCGAAGAAGAACGGGCCGCGGCGCAGGCGCAGGTCAATGCCGAGTCGGCGGCCAATGCGCAGCTCGAAGCGCGCCTGTCGGCCTTGAAGCAGTTGCAGGAACGCGTGCAAACGCAGGGCAAGGTCCAGCCCTGGCTGCAAAAGCACGAACTCGATGGGCTGCCGCGCCTGTGGCAAAAGCTCGGCATCGAACAGGGTTGGGAAACGGCGCTCGAATCGGTGCTGCGCGAGCGCACCGGCGCGCTCGAAATGTCGAATATCGAATGGGCCAAGGCCTTTTTCAGCGATGCGCCGCCGGCCAAGCTCGCCCTGTACGCGCCATCGCTCGCCGGCGCCGCGGCGCCAAGCGAAGTACCGGGCCTCACGTCGTTCGTCAGCCTGCTCAAGCTCAATGAGCCGGGGCTGCGCGGATTGCTGGGCGATTGGCTGCACAATGTCTTCGCCGCCGAAGACACCGCCAGCGCCTTTGCCGAGCGCACGCGCCTGCCGCAGGGCGGCTCGTTCATCACGCGCCAGGGCCACGTGGTGACCCAGTCCAGCGTGCGTTTCTACGCGGCCGACAGCGAGCAGGATGGCATGCTGGGGCGGCAGCAGGAGATCGACAACATCGGCAAGCAGCTGCGCGTGCAGACCATGCTGGCCGACGAAGCGCGCGCCCGCGCGGTGCGCGCCGACGCCGCCATGTCGGACCTCACGCGGCGCCTGCAGGATGCGCGCCAGCGCGTGGCCACGCTCACGCAAGGCGTGCACGCGCTGCAGATCGAGGTGGTCAAGCAGTCCGAGGTCGAGGCGCGCTTCAACCAGCGCAGCACCCAGATCCAGGCCGATCTGGCCGAGATCGCGGCGCAGGAAGCCGAACAGCAGCAGATCCGCATGGAGTCCGAAGAAAAGTTCGAGCAGCTCGACATGGAACTGGCCGAGCTGCAGGGCGCGCACGAAGATGGCCAGACCGATTTCCTGAGCCGCGAACAGGCGCTGACGGACGCGCGCGAAAAGCTGCGCGAGTTGGAGCGCGCGGCCCAGGAAGCGCAGTTCGCCGAAAAAACCCAGCGCAGCAAGATCGAGGAACTGCGCCGCAATATCGCCACCGCCACGCAGCAGGCGGCCCAGGTAAGCGAGAGCATCGCGGTCGGTCAGATGGAGCTCGAAGCGCTGGAAAGCGGCGCCGCCAGCGACGGCCTGCAAGACTTGCTGGACCGGCGCACCAGCCAGGAGCGCGCGCTGTCCGATGCGCGCCATGAGCTCGACCAGATCACCCAGCAGCTGCGCGCCGCCGAAGACACGCGCACCCAGTCCGAACGCAGCCTGCAGCCGCAGCGCGACAAGATCATGGAAATGCAGCTCAAGGAACAGGCCGCGCGCCTGAACCAGGAGCAGTTCGCCGAGGCGTTAAAGACGGTCGACGCCGACGAAGCGGCGCTCTCCGAAAAGCTCCATCCCGACATGAAGCCGTCCTACCTGCAGGGCGAGGTGACGCGTTTGACGAACGCCATCGCGCTGCTCGGCGCGGTCAACCTGGCCGCGCTCGACGAGCTGGCGCAGGCGTCCGAGCGCAAGAACTTCCTCGACGCGCAGAACAATGACCTGAACGAGGCGATCATGACCCTGGAAGACGCGATCGCCCGCATCGACAAGGAAACGCGCGAACTGCTGCAGGATACCTTCGACAAGGTGAATCACCATTTTTCGGAACTGTTCCCGATCCTCTTCGGCGGCGGCAACGCCAAGCTGGTGATGACGGGCGACGAAATTCTCGACTCCGGCGTGCAGGTCATGGCGCAGCCGCCGGGCAAAAAGAACGCCACCATCCACTTGCTGTCGGGCGGCGAAAAAGCGCTGACCGCGACCGCGCTGGTGTTTTCCATGTTCCGCCTCAATCCGGCGCCATTCTGCCTGCTCGACGAAGTCGACGCGCCGCTGGACGACGCGAACACCGAGCGATTCTGCCGCATGGTAAAACGGATGTCGGACCATACTCAATTCCTTTTCATCTCGCACAATAAAATTGCGATGGAAATGGCCAATCAACTGATCGGTGTGACGATGCAGGAGCAGGGCGTATCGCGCATTGTGGCGGTGGACATGGAGTCCGCCGCAAATTTTGCTACCGAGGCACAAGCAGCATGA
- a CDS encoding cell division protein ZipA C-terminal FtsZ-binding domain-containing protein: MTDLQMSLIGAAGVFVAGVFAYNKWQEHKAKKSVERAFSSEHDDVLLRPGDIVRSEPTFDAKPAPVPVADDTPAAAPVPVAAPVAAAPAARFDDEPVESVAPVAPVAVPVEALSPATELATSLVDPLIDVLIPLALEAPVRGDKILPILHTLRHVGNKPVHFIGLHVNGDWEPIVHGGVYTKLQAGVQMASRTTALNELEYSELVTRLRAVADDIGAEPEIPDMIEVMGESRTLHRFVAGHDAQLGVNLMSYGAPWSIATLIGALEKQGFDVRPDGRYIMPDGDGGQLFTLTTNVTLGADTTSRLTLLLDVPCVAPARDGFGAMLNCAKALVGRLDAVIVDDSDQPLTDQALAEINSQVLDFYQEMEAADIPAGSTRAMRLFS, from the coding sequence ATGACAGATTTACAAATGAGCCTGATCGGTGCCGCCGGCGTATTCGTCGCCGGCGTCTTCGCATACAACAAGTGGCAGGAGCATAAGGCCAAGAAGAGTGTCGAACGCGCCTTCTCGTCCGAGCATGACGATGTGCTGCTGCGTCCCGGCGACATCGTGCGCAGCGAGCCGACGTTCGACGCCAAGCCGGCCCCGGTGCCGGTGGCCGACGACACGCCTGCGGCGGCCCCCGTGCCGGTCGCGGCGCCGGTCGCAGCAGCACCGGCTGCGCGTTTCGACGACGAACCGGTTGAATCAGTCGCGCCGGTGGCACCCGTGGCAGTGCCGGTTGAAGCACTGAGCCCGGCCACCGAGCTGGCCACCAGCCTGGTCGACCCGCTGATCGATGTGCTGATTCCGCTGGCGCTCGAAGCGCCGGTGCGGGGCGACAAAATCCTGCCGATCCTGCACACCCTGCGCCACGTCGGCAACAAGCCGGTGCACTTCATAGGCCTGCACGTCAACGGCGACTGGGAACCGATCGTCCACGGCGGCGTCTACACCAAGTTGCAGGCCGGCGTGCAGATGGCCAGCCGTACCACGGCGCTGAACGAACTCGAATACTCCGAACTGGTCACACGATTGCGCGCGGTGGCCGACGACATCGGCGCCGAGCCGGAAATTCCGGACATGATCGAAGTCATGGGCGAGTCGCGCACCTTGCACCGCTTCGTGGCCGGGCACGATGCCCAGCTGGGAGTGAACCTGATGTCGTACGGCGCCCCGTGGTCGATCGCGACCCTGATCGGCGCGCTGGAGAAGCAGGGCTTCGATGTGCGTCCCGACGGGCGCTACATCATGCCGGATGGCGACGGCGGCCAGCTGTTCACCTTGACCACCAATGTCACCCTCGGCGCCGACACCACCTCGCGCCTGACCTTGCTGCTGGACGTGCCATGCGTGGCACCGGCGCGAGATGGTTTCGGCGCCATGCTTAATTGCGCCAAGGCGCTGGTGGGGCGCCTGGATGCCGTCATCGTCGACGACAGCGACCAGCCGCTGACCGACCAGGCGCTTGCCGAAATCAACAGCCAGGTGCTCGATTTCTACCAGGAGATGGAAGCGGCCGACATTCCGGCCGGTTCGACGCGCGCCATGCGCTTGTTCAGCTAA
- a CDS encoding phosphatase PAP2 family protein has translation MNWYHLTALGGIAVTAPLGIAIAVWLAAAHCRRRALYWCLLFGATLLIVIGSKIAFLGWGIGIEALHFAGFSGHAARAAAVFPVAAYLALCGRSKMWRYVAVGLGVALALGVTLSRVMVETHSSSEAILGCLLGLACAAGFIALVRSNRQFQPSLTLIALTLAVLCIPYRGESHNSQQWMTGLALGLSGVDRVYTTATWGPTRNPYSPPCPKAERYFNYVCF, from the coding sequence ATGAATTGGTATCACCTCACCGCGCTGGGCGGCATCGCCGTCACCGCACCCCTGGGTATCGCCATTGCCGTCTGGCTCGCCGCCGCCCACTGCCGCCGCCGCGCCCTGTACTGGTGCCTGCTGTTCGGCGCCACCCTGTTGATCGTCATCGGCAGCAAGATCGCCTTTCTCGGCTGGGGCATCGGCATCGAAGCGCTGCATTTCGCGGGCTTCAGCGGTCACGCCGCGCGTGCCGCGGCCGTGTTTCCGGTGGCGGCCTACCTGGCGCTGTGCGGACGCAGCAAGATGTGGCGCTACGTCGCGGTCGGCCTCGGCGTGGCGCTGGCGCTGGGCGTGACGCTCTCGCGCGTGATGGTCGAAACCCACAGCAGCTCGGAAGCGATTCTGGGCTGCCTGCTCGGACTGGCCTGCGCGGCCGGTTTCATCGCGCTGGTGCGCTCAAACCGCCAGTTTCAGCCCAGCTTGACTTTGATCGCGCTGACCCTGGCCGTGCTGTGCATTCCGTACAGGGGCGAATCGCACAATTCCCAGCAGTGGATGACGGGCCTGGCGCTCGGCCTGTCCGGGGTCGACCGTGTCTACACGACGGCCACCTGGGGGCCGACGCGCAATCCTTACTCCCCGCCGTGCCCCAAGGCCGAGCGCTACTTCAACTACGTCTGTTTCTAG
- a CDS encoding DUF1631 family protein, which yields MAPPSPSAAARKTGPSRHELLEALVVTVTKHANDHLMAVATRLVAALLDVTDPALDARTVFQRVKSGNLLKNNTYAFFHVAAAGIGRAMRAEVDVLLPPLKKSAMALPAALELVPYEEMDSRVAFDAISRPFEMQYATQIATLNVRLGFLLERDVLRISQNPFRPEMFLSALHQAWREFEPDEEAHGLILPMLRPSLLFDFAPMYDALCDLLMNKGVQPGSVDAFKIKKTESAAAAKKARASGQAELAKQLRQFLRDDDDAPAAASAFDIPMIPDLPAMAPSAGGWRPSGAAAFQGAPGGDAGEASVPAAPWHGGPAHQGGAPGQGSHAAGGFAPAQFAGGGIAAGSFGQVMDGGQVMVPASLLDVLKGLQGRMPEQFSNVAPTPAEAQAGNVFYLPRLKESIPKGSLSRGDESTIDLLSKIFETVLLDPNIPKDSRDLIQSLQIPVLKAALADKNFFFEETHPARRMIDLMSTMGLEQRSGPDDPLFQVMQRGVERVGRDQDDGGAPADVFSEVVAELEETIKAEETAAATAIAAPIAAALRQEKVTAATRSARSAVAARVGSGQVVAMLETFLENKWTSVMTVAYSVEDDKPGAVGNATKTMDELIWSVKPKITHEQRRDLIGKLPSLLATLNKWLDVIKWQDADRIQFFADLAECHASIVRAPLDITPERQLEIAVEVAQQDAMRRLEKENEALAAAEEAAHVELDDAELGVDALERNMWIEFTDPDGSIRKVKLAWISPLRTLYIFSTGARQEAFSLSSDKLIEAYRAQRVRVMKVEGVVGRALSQAMDEALGDTEKSAQSVAA from the coding sequence ATGGCTCCACCTTCACCATCCGCCGCAGCAAGGAAGACTGGTCCGTCGCGCCACGAGCTGTTGGAGGCGCTGGTCGTGACCGTGACCAAGCATGCCAACGACCACTTGATGGCCGTGGCGACGCGTCTGGTTGCGGCGTTGCTGGATGTGACGGACCCAGCGCTCGATGCGCGCACTGTGTTTCAGCGGGTCAAGTCGGGGAATCTGCTAAAAAACAACACCTACGCCTTCTTTCATGTTGCTGCCGCCGGCATCGGGCGCGCCATGCGTGCCGAGGTCGACGTGCTGTTGCCGCCGCTGAAAAAATCCGCGATGGCTTTGCCCGCCGCGCTGGAACTGGTGCCCTACGAGGAAATGGACAGCCGCGTCGCCTTCGACGCCATCAGCCGTCCCTTCGAAATGCAGTATGCGACCCAGATCGCCACCCTCAATGTGCGCCTGGGCTTCCTGCTCGAACGCGATGTGCTGCGCATCAGCCAGAATCCCTTCCGTCCCGAAATGTTCCTGTCGGCCTTGCACCAGGCTTGGCGCGAGTTCGAGCCGGACGAGGAGGCCCACGGGCTGATCCTGCCGATGCTGCGCCCGTCGCTGCTGTTCGACTTCGCGCCGATGTACGACGCGCTGTGCGATCTGCTGATGAACAAGGGTGTCCAGCCCGGCTCGGTGGACGCCTTCAAGATCAAGAAAACCGAAAGCGCGGCCGCGGCCAAGAAAGCGCGCGCCAGCGGCCAGGCCGAACTGGCCAAGCAGCTGCGCCAGTTCCTGCGCGACGACGACGACGCGCCGGCGGCCGCGTCCGCCTTCGACATTCCGATGATTCCCGACCTGCCGGCCATGGCGCCATCGGCCGGCGGCTGGCGTCCGAGCGGCGCCGCCGCCTTCCAGGGCGCGCCGGGCGGCGACGCGGGCGAGGCCAGCGTGCCGGCCGCGCCATGGCATGGCGGCCCGGCGCACCAGGGCGGCGCGCCGGGGCAGGGCAGCCACGCCGCAGGCGGCTTCGCGCCGGCCCAGTTTGCGGGCGGCGGTATTGCCGCGGGCAGCTTCGGCCAGGTCATGGACGGCGGCCAGGTGATGGTTCCCGCTTCCCTGCTCGACGTGCTCAAGGGCTTGCAGGGCCGCATGCCGGAACAGTTCAGCAACGTGGCGCCGACCCCGGCCGAGGCGCAGGCGGGCAATGTATTTTATTTGCCGCGCTTGAAGGAAAGCATTCCAAAAGGATCACTGTCGCGCGGCGACGAAAGCACCATCGACCTGCTGTCGAAGATTTTCGAGACGGTCTTGCTCGATCCGAATATTCCGAAAGATTCGCGCGACCTGATCCAGTCGCTGCAGATTCCGGTGCTCAAGGCGGCGCTGGCCGACAAGAATTTCTTCTTCGAGGAAACGCACCCGGCGCGCCGCATGATCGACCTGATGTCGACCATGGGCCTGGAGCAGCGCTCCGGCCCGGACGATCCGCTGTTCCAGGTCATGCAGCGCGGCGTGGAGCGGGTCGGGCGCGACCAGGATGACGGCGGCGCGCCGGCCGATGTGTTTTCGGAAGTGGTGGCCGAGCTCGAAGAAACCATCAAGGCCGAGGAAACGGCGGCGGCGACCGCCATCGCGGCCCCGATCGCCGCCGCCCTGCGCCAGGAAAAAGTCACCGCCGCAACCCGTTCGGCCAGGAGCGCGGTCGCCGCCCGGGTCGGCAGCGGGCAAGTAGTGGCCATGCTGGAAACCTTTCTAGAAAACAAGTGGACCTCCGTCATGACGGTCGCCTACAGCGTCGAGGACGACAAGCCGGGCGCGGTCGGCAATGCCACCAAGACGATGGATGAGCTGATCTGGAGCGTCAAGCCGAAGATCACGCACGAACAGCGGCGCGACCTGATCGGCAAGCTGCCGAGTCTGCTGGCGACCCTGAACAAATGGTTGGACGTCATCAAGTGGCAAGATGCCGACCGTATCCAGTTCTTCGCCGACCTGGCGGAGTGCCACGCGTCAATAGTGCGCGCGCCGCTCGACATCACGCCGGAACGCCAGCTCGAAATCGCCGTTGAAGTTGCCCAGCAAGATGCGATGCGCCGGCTGGAAAAGGAAAACGAAGCCCTGGCCGCGGCCGAAGAAGCGGCCCACGTCGAACTGGACGACGCCGAACTGGGCGTCGATGCCCTCGAACGCAATATGTGGATCGAATTCACCGACCCGGACGGCAGCATCCGCAAGGTCAAGCTGGCCTGGATCAGCCCGCTGCGCACCCTGTACATTTTCTCGACCGGGGCGCGCCAGGAAGCGTTTTCCCTCTCGTCCGACAAGCTCATCGAAGCCTACCGCGCCCAGCGCGTGCGCGTGATGAAGGTCGAGGGCGTGGTCGGCCGCGCACTGTCGCAGGCGATGGACGAGGCGCTCGGCGACACGGAAAAATCGGCGCAGTCGGTCGCTGCCTGA
- a CDS encoding IS3 family transposase (programmed frameshift): MTKHTTAFKLKIAKQYVRGLMGYKEVGRINNVSYGQVRRWVLFHRYHGKAGLEPRKSVQYSADEKLEVLRYMWANKLSYVETAARFNIRAQGYVGVWERDFRDGGIVPLIRKPRGRPKRMADLPKQVAPASVHSDATRSREELLVELNQLRMEVAVLKKRRALAQAAEQAAAMQKAHIVHELRLQFPIAQLLALTGLKRSTFYYQKKVAQDGDKHAHLKQGIETTYQAHKGRMGYRRIADVLRKAGHRACANTVQRCMQAMKLTSLVRIKKYKSYKGEVGKTAPNILLRDFNAEGVNQKWATDVTEMKVAGQKVYLSPVMDLFNGEIVAYEMDTRPVLGLVTGMLKKAFRKLRADDKPIVHSDQGWQYRMPAYQHMLAQKGIVQSMSRKGNCLDNAAMESFFAVLKTEYYHLNKFSSVDELKKGLAEYIDYYNHCRIKMKLNGLSPVQYRTQHSL, from the exons ATGACGAAGCATACGACGGCATTCAAGCTAAAAATCGCTAAGCAATATGTACGTGGCTTGATGGGCTATAAGGAAGTAGGCCGCATCAACAACGTTAGCTACGGCCAAGTACGCCGTTGGGTACTGTTCCACCGCTATCACGGCAAAGCTGGCCTTGAACCGAGGAAGTCTGTTCAGTACAGCGCCGATGAGAAGCTTGAGGTTTTGCGGTACATGTGGGCGAACAAATTATCGTATGTGGAAACGGCGGCCAGGTTCAATATTCGCGCGCAGGGCTACGTCGGGGTTTGGGAGCGCGATTTTCGTGATGGCGGTATAGTGCCACTGATCCGCAAACCCAGAGGAAGACCCAAGCGCATGGCTGATTTACCCAAGCAAGTTGCACCTGCCAGCGTGCATAGTGATGCCACACGTAGCCGTGAAGAGTTGCTGGTGGAACTGAACCAGTTACGGATGGAGGTCGCCGTTCTAAAAAAGCGGAGAGCCTTAGCTCAAGCGGCCGAACAGGCTGCGGCAATG CAAAAAGCGCACATAGTCCACGAGTTAAGGCTGCAATTTCCCATTGCGCAGTTGCTTGCGCTTACCGGTCTGAAACGTAGTACGTTTTACTATCAAAAGAAGGTTGCGCAAGACGGCGACAAGCATGCGCACTTGAAGCAGGGTATCGAGACGACCTATCAGGCACACAAGGGGCGTATGGGCTATCGGCGTATCGCTGACGTGCTGCGCAAGGCAGGCCATCGCGCATGCGCCAATACCGTCCAGCGCTGCATGCAGGCAATGAAGCTGACATCGCTGGTACGCATCAAGAAATACAAGTCGTACAAGGGGGAAGTGGGCAAGACTGCGCCGAACATCTTGCTGCGCGATTTCAACGCAGAGGGGGTGAATCAGAAGTGGGCAACCGACGTCACCGAGATGAAAGTCGCTGGTCAGAAAGTGTATCTATCACCCGTGATGGACCTGTTCAACGGGGAAATTGTAGCGTATGAAATGGACACGCGTCCGGTACTCGGACTGGTGACAGGCATGCTCAAAAAAGCCTTCCGGAAGTTGCGTGCCGACGATAAACCGATCGTCCATTCAGATCAGGGATGGCAGTATCGCATGCCGGCCTACCAGCACATGCTGGCGCAGAAAGGCATCGTGCAGAGCATGTCTCGCAAAGGCAACTGCCTCGACAACGCAGCCATGGAGAGCTTCTTCGCAGTGCTGAAGACGGAGTATTACCACCTGAACAAATTTAGTAGCGTCGACGAGTTGAAAAAAGGTCTGGCCGAGTACATTGACTACTATAATCACTGCCGTATCAAGATGAAGCTGAACGGACTGAGCCCGGTGCAATACCGAACCCAGCATTCGCTTTGA